The genomic region GAGATTACCGATCTGCGGCGGCGGTTGCGTCCTACAGGCACAACGTGCAAAGTGACCAAGAATACCTTCATGGGTATTGCGATCGATGGTCAGGAAAACTGGCAACCGATGTCAGAATTGCTCCAAGGTGCTTCTGCTTTTTTACTAGTCAAAGAAGACGTTAGTGGTGCAATTAAGGCGTATCAAGACTTCCAAAAAGCCAGCAAAAAAACGCAACTGCGTGGCGGTGTTATGGAAGGTCGGGTACTGAAAGAGCCTGATATCAAAGCACTTGCAGAC from Chroogloeocystis siderophila 5.2 s.c.1 harbors:
- the rplJ gene encoding 50S ribosomal protein L10, with amino-acid sequence MGRTLENKQEIVAELKESLSQSQLALVIDYQGLTVAEITDLRRRLRPTGTTCKVTKNTFMGIAIDGQENWQPMSELLQGASAFLLVKEDVSGAIKAYQDFQKASKKTQLRGGVMEGRVLKEPDIKALADLPSKEQLIAQIAGAINALATKIAVGINEVPAALGRSIQAVSEKDQNDGAQSDAA